From a single Shewanella donghaensis genomic region:
- a CDS encoding 50S ribosome-binding protein YggL, with protein MAKTRTRRLRKKLRVDEFQEFGFDINWTFEESISEADIDIAIDEFIAQVIEPRNLGFHGGGHKMWEGIIATQDIGKCTEEDVAAVKAFWEAKKVPQLEISGLYDIWWG; from the coding sequence ATGGCTAAGACTCGTACTCGCCGTTTACGTAAAAAACTACGCGTTGATGAATTCCAAGAATTTGGTTTTGATATCAACTGGACTTTTGAAGAGTCAATTTCTGAAGCTGATATCGATATCGCTATTGATGAATTTATTGCACAAGTGATTGAACCTCGTAACCTTGGTTTTCATGGCGGCGGTCATAAAATGTGGGAAGGTATCATTGCAACTCAAGATATCGGCAAATGTACCGAAGAAGACGTTGCAGCAGTTAAAGCTTTCTGGGAAGCCAAGAAAGTACCTCAACTAGAAATCAGTGGTTTATATGACATCTGGTGGGGCTAA
- a CDS encoding MFS transporter: protein MIKEKSAQLTTQVTAATTAQKLTLKEKVGYALGDVASNFYWRVFDVFLFIFYTDVFGISAAAVGTMMLVTRIIDAVSDPLMGALADRTKTRFGKFRPYLILGIIPIAAAGVLTFTVPDLGDDGKLIWAYGTYIFMMLAYTFINVPYGALLGVVTSDSQERTTLTSFRFIGAFSGGTLVAYMTPELVTYLGAGNEALGWQLTMACYGLISAVLFCLTFFATKERIAPPANQKTSIKQDIIDLTNNKPWLILFSLALIIMFTITLRASTGTFYFKYYVNREDLIGTFTAVYMISLAIGAASTPLLSRYFDKRTLLITLMTLVAMLSAGFYFIPANNLTLMFVMQALIGFCLGPKSPLVFSMYADTADYSQYKNGRRATAMIFSAAAFSQKLGGAFAGAMIGWILSSMGYVANQQQSPDSLMGILLLNTVIPAVFAILAVWVVKHYSLDEQKMREINQSLYKSQSENQ from the coding sequence ATGATTAAGGAAAAATCAGCGCAACTTACAACTCAAGTAACAGCAGCAACAACCGCACAGAAACTCACGTTAAAAGAAAAAGTCGGTTATGCCCTTGGGGATGTGGCATCTAACTTCTACTGGCGTGTATTCGATGTATTCTTATTTATATTCTATACCGATGTATTTGGTATCTCTGCTGCTGCTGTCGGCACCATGATGCTAGTAACTCGAATTATTGATGCTGTATCCGATCCGTTAATGGGCGCTCTCGCAGATAGAACTAAAACTCGTTTTGGTAAATTTCGCCCCTATCTCATCTTAGGCATTATTCCCATTGCAGCAGCAGGTGTACTCACCTTCACGGTGCCAGATTTAGGCGATGATGGTAAATTGATTTGGGCTTACGGTACCTATATTTTCATGATGCTGGCTTACACCTTTATTAATGTCCCTTATGGTGCATTACTCGGTGTTGTTACCAGTGATAGCCAAGAAAGAACCACCTTAACCAGTTTCAGGTTTATTGGTGCTTTTTCTGGCGGCACTTTAGTTGCTTATATGACGCCTGAATTAGTCACATACCTTGGCGCAGGCAATGAAGCATTAGGTTGGCAACTCACCATGGCCTGTTATGGACTTATTTCTGCAGTGCTGTTTTGCCTTACTTTTTTTGCCACTAAAGAACGAATAGCGCCACCAGCGAATCAAAAAACATCAATCAAACAAGACATCATCGATTTAACCAACAACAAACCTTGGTTAATTCTGTTCTCTTTAGCATTAATCATCATGTTCACGATTACGCTTCGAGCTAGTACGGGAACATTTTACTTTAAATACTACGTAAACCGCGAAGATCTCATCGGTACGTTTACTGCGGTATATATGATCTCACTTGCAATAGGAGCAGCATCTACCCCACTACTCAGTCGATATTTTGATAAACGCACTTTACTTATCACCTTAATGACCCTTGTTGCCATGCTTTCTGCTGGTTTTTATTTTATACCAGCAAATAACCTCACATTGATGTTTGTCATGCAGGCATTAATTGGGTTTTGTTTAGGCCCTAAATCCCCCTTAGTATTTTCGATGTATGCCGATACTGCGGATTATTCACAGTACAAAAATGGTCGAAGAGCAACCGCAATGATTTTCTCTGCAGCGGCATTTTCACAGAAATTAGGCGGCGCTTTTGCTGGCGCGATGATCGGTTGGATACTTTCATCGATGGGTTATGTGGCAAATCAGCAACAGTCACCAGACTCATTAATGGGAATTCTATTACTTAATACCGTCATCCCTGCGGTGTTTGCAATATTAGCTGTCTGGGTTGTTAAGCATTACAGCTTAGATGAGCAAAAGATGCGTGAGATAAACCAATCTCTTTATAAATCTCAGTCAGAAAACCAGTAA
- a CDS encoding LysR family transcriptional regulator: protein MLELLEPIAIFTHVARAGSFSAAARRLSISKSKVSTQVADLEHKLGVQLIQRTTRSLSLTEAGNLLYIQGEELLRDAEQAVASVHNLNDATRGVLKVGISQSFGTMHIIPALPEFMAKHPELELQVSLLDHKVDVVSEGLDLLLTMSEQLPLGMVARPLMKCQFLLAASPEYIAQRGTISRPEQLVDHNCLVYQGEWHEHSTWQFKKGEDYCEIGVSGNFRVDNAPALKSAAVSGLGIAYLASYLLEDEIEQGTLVPLLPDWQLTNNLPLQAVYPRRKHLAPKVSAFIDFIKGHIGTTPYWDAKYDNLYKLRK from the coding sequence ATGTTAGAACTATTAGAACCTATTGCTATTTTTACTCATGTTGCGAGGGCGGGAAGTTTCAGTGCTGCTGCAAGAAGACTGAGTATATCTAAGTCCAAAGTAAGTACTCAGGTTGCTGATCTTGAACATAAACTTGGGGTTCAACTTATACAACGTACAACACGTAGTTTGAGTTTAACTGAAGCGGGTAACCTTCTTTACATACAAGGTGAAGAGTTACTGCGTGATGCAGAGCAAGCTGTTGCAAGTGTGCACAATCTTAATGATGCCACTCGCGGTGTGTTAAAAGTCGGTATTTCACAGTCATTTGGTACTATGCATATTATCCCTGCATTGCCAGAGTTTATGGCTAAACATCCAGAACTTGAACTGCAAGTTAGTCTGCTTGATCATAAAGTCGATGTGGTAAGTGAAGGTTTAGATTTATTGTTAACGATGTCAGAGCAACTACCATTAGGCATGGTTGCTAGACCGCTAATGAAGTGTCAGTTCTTATTGGCTGCTTCTCCAGAGTACATTGCCCAAAGAGGTACGATTTCTCGTCCCGAACAACTTGTTGATCATAACTGTCTTGTCTATCAAGGTGAATGGCATGAGCACAGTACGTGGCAGTTCAAGAAAGGCGAAGACTATTGTGAGATCGGTGTTTCTGGTAACTTCCGCGTTGATAATGCACCTGCATTAAAATCAGCAGCTGTTAGCGGGTTAGGTATTGCATATTTAGCCAGTTACTTACTGGAAGATGAAATTGAGCAAGGCACTTTAGTGCCGTTGTTGCCAGATTGGCAATTGACGAACAACTTACCATTACAAGCGGTTTACCCAAGACGTAAGCATCTTGCTCCTAAAGTGAGTGCCTTTATTGACTTTATTAAAGGTCATATTGGTACAACACCATATTGGGATGCTAAGTACGATAATTTATACAAATTACGTAAATAA
- a CDS encoding GH36-type glycosyl hydrolase domain-containing protein produces the protein MITYNHKNGNVSLHTPTNMPKACGFLWNKNMMIQMNCRGFATAQFMQPEPAKYAHGPALEAKTFMQPEHAYFSHHPGRFFYIKDNLTDELFSLPYEPVKQVPSTFEFIASQHQVSWEVEHLNLRCKLSLTLATEDTAELWQLSVENLLQTKRDISVYSYFPVGYMSWMNQSAKFESTLNAILCHSITPYQKVDQYFVQQDFKDTTVFLSDVAPDSYETRQSVFEGEGGLHNPTGISNNRLENKPAHYQTPAAIMQFNRQLEPNGEVTHNANQAAEFKFVFAPVKDTQEANELKNRYLAHSLQFTEVQNDYKHYLNRENGCLSLSSSNPKLDNFINHWLPRQVFYHGDVNRLSTDPQTRNYLQDAMGMIYINPNKAKIAFETALAQQHHNGEMPDGILLHPESELKYINQIPHTDHCVWLVICIEAYLNETADFEFLNQSIGFSDSEDKLSVMEHINLALEFLYSQRDHRGLNFINQGDWCDPMNMVGYKGIGVSSWLTLASAYTMKLWAGICQQMANDCHAASSTSNNAVKFIKLAAELNDAVIEHCWDGEWFARGITDAGNCFGVSSDIEGRIYLNPQSFAMLSGATDNEKWSLMQPQIKQQLQTPYGMMMLAPAYTHMHEDVGRLTQKFPGTGENGSVYNHAGAFYIYALFERGETEQAFELLQTMIAAEDIQNELTRGQLPIFIPNYYRGAYFQYPDEAGKSSQLFNTGTVAWVYRIIIEQLCGLKGCKQGLKIQPQLPKQWPSLDVSRQFRGATLDISIKRSKDVNCQHVLIDGEVLEANNAGEHIMSISPNKTYQETNIEQVSTTYKVPKTYKVIVLFPEN, from the coding sequence GTGATTACTTACAATCATAAAAATGGCAACGTTAGCTTGCATACTCCAACGAATATGCCAAAAGCATGTGGTTTTTTATGGAATAAAAACATGATGATTCAAATGAATTGTCGTGGTTTTGCAACAGCGCAATTTATGCAGCCCGAGCCGGCAAAATATGCCCATGGCCCAGCGTTAGAAGCCAAAACCTTTATGCAGCCTGAACATGCCTATTTTAGCCATCATCCAGGACGGTTCTTTTATATAAAGGATAACCTCACAGATGAGCTTTTCTCACTGCCCTATGAACCAGTTAAACAAGTGCCCTCAACTTTTGAGTTCATCGCTAGCCAACATCAAGTCAGTTGGGAAGTTGAACACCTCAACTTACGTTGTAAGTTAAGCTTAACCTTGGCGACAGAAGACACCGCTGAACTTTGGCAACTGTCAGTTGAGAACCTACTTCAAACGAAGCGAGACATTAGCGTCTATAGCTACTTTCCTGTGGGCTATATGTCTTGGATGAATCAATCGGCAAAGTTTGAAAGTACACTTAATGCCATCTTGTGCCATTCAATCACCCCATACCAAAAAGTTGATCAGTATTTTGTTCAACAAGACTTTAAAGATACTACGGTATTTTTAAGTGACGTTGCGCCAGATAGCTATGAAACAAGGCAAAGTGTTTTTGAAGGCGAAGGCGGGTTACACAATCCCACGGGGATCAGTAATAACCGCTTAGAAAATAAGCCTGCACATTATCAAACACCTGCTGCAATTATGCAGTTTAACCGTCAACTTGAACCCAATGGCGAAGTGACCCATAACGCTAACCAAGCTGCAGAATTTAAGTTTGTTTTTGCACCAGTAAAAGATACGCAAGAAGCCAATGAATTAAAAAATCGTTATTTAGCCCACTCTCTGCAATTTACTGAAGTTCAAAATGATTACAAACATTACCTTAATCGAGAAAATGGCTGTTTAAGCCTGTCATCTTCAAACCCTAAACTTGATAACTTCATCAATCATTGGCTACCAAGACAGGTGTTTTATCATGGGGATGTTAATCGATTAAGTACTGATCCGCAGACAAGAAACTATCTGCAAGATGCCATGGGGATGATTTATATCAACCCTAACAAGGCAAAAATAGCTTTCGAAACAGCGTTAGCACAACAGCATCATAATGGGGAAATGCCTGATGGTATTTTATTGCACCCAGAGTCTGAACTTAAATATATTAACCAAATTCCCCACACAGATCATTGTGTTTGGTTAGTGATTTGTATTGAGGCTTACTTAAATGAAACTGCTGACTTTGAGTTTTTAAATCAATCTATCGGATTTTCAGATAGTGAAGATAAACTCTCTGTTATGGAACACATCAATTTAGCGCTTGAGTTTCTATATTCTCAACGTGATCACCGAGGTCTAAACTTTATCAACCAAGGCGATTGGTGCGATCCGATGAATATGGTGGGTTATAAAGGTATTGGCGTATCAAGTTGGCTGACGTTAGCAAGTGCTTACACCATGAAGTTGTGGGCAGGAATTTGTCAACAAATGGCTAATGATTGTCATGCAGCCTCTAGTACATCAAATAACGCCGTTAAATTCATCAAACTTGCAGCTGAGTTGAACGATGCTGTCATCGAGCATTGTTGGGATGGAGAATGGTTTGCTCGGGGCATTACTGATGCAGGTAATTGTTTTGGTGTAAGTTCTGATATTGAAGGTCGTATTTATCTCAACCCACAAAGTTTTGCCATGCTTTCAGGGGCGACTGATAATGAAAAATGGTCGCTGATGCAACCCCAAATTAAGCAACAACTGCAGACCCCGTATGGAATGATGATGTTAGCACCCGCTTATACTCATATGCATGAAGACGTTGGCAGACTTACCCAAAAGTTTCCCGGTACAGGGGAAAATGGCTCGGTATATAATCATGCTGGTGCATTTTATATTTATGCCTTATTTGAACGGGGCGAAACTGAGCAAGCATTCGAGCTTTTACAAACCATGATAGCTGCAGAGGATATTCAAAATGAACTTACTCGTGGCCAACTGCCCATCTTTATCCCTAATTATTATCGCGGTGCATATTTCCAATACCCTGACGAAGCAGGTAAATCGAGCCAGCTATTTAATACGGGAACAGTGGCCTGGGTCTACCGCATTATTATTGAACAACTTTGCGGTTTAAAAGGCTGTAAACAAGGTTTAAAGATACAACCACAACTGCCTAAGCAATGGCCTAGTCTAGACGTCAGCCGACAGTTCAGAGGCGCGACGCTCGATATTTCAATCAAGAGAAGCAAAGATGTGAACTGTCAGCACGTTTTAATTGATGGGGAAGTATTAGAAGCAAACAATGCTGGTGAGCATATTATGTCTATTAGTCCAAATAAAACGTATCAAGAGACGAATATTGAGCAAGTGTCTACAACCTATAAAGTGCCTAAAACCTATAAAGTAATAGTATTGTTTCCTGAAAATTAG
- a CDS encoding aryl-sulfate sulfotransferase, with protein sequence MLKPLIYSTFAISLLLSSTVVTADPMGMKPQPVADAPLGYIIHNPYENAPLTALVTLNGHTISNVDVTVHANDENGVSINYQVDDMRVMNEGGVPIFGLYPAFMNTFTVKWTEDGKQQSHDYKMLTPDIDMGFSESQWAKAPIVEVEHVDADFKDRLYFVNWTNPDGKTGQLAHNNIEAPGAFSWDGKPGFFIIDTAGDIRWYLNPYTTHDSKSFDNAGYAMGMNVTKDGNMVWVQGQGWKKMSLMGRMISEHSLPGNFIDASHEGIEGANGNVFIRAAAKDYRRADGKLVNTIRDQIIEVDDTGKLVDYWDLNNILDPLRDAALLSLDAGAVCLNINVDQAGHQTTLEDLQNAPYGDIHGVETGRNWIHVNSIDYDPKDDSIIISSRHQSAVIKIGRDKQVKWILGPAKGWSEKFQDKLLTPVDNAGNNLNCNEKGRCWNSDFDFSYTSHTAYLVPEKGTLTVFDNGDGRHLGQPMFANEKYSRAVEYKIDEANKTVKQVWQYGKEELGYEGYSPVTSIVKYQQDKDSVMSYFASAGLFGLGGGYGNLKMDDTTGKVKSILVEHRYGETKPAVRININSHDMFATGYRAQVIRLNEMLK encoded by the coding sequence ATGCTTAAGCCACTTATTTATTCAACTTTCGCCATCTCATTATTGCTTTCGAGCACTGTGGTTACAGCAGATCCTATGGGGATGAAACCTCAACCCGTCGCTGATGCGCCCTTAGGTTATATCATTCACAACCCATATGAGAATGCGCCACTTACTGCGCTAGTAACCTTAAATGGACATACCATTTCTAATGTAGATGTGACCGTTCACGCAAATGATGAAAACGGTGTCAGCATCAATTATCAAGTCGATGATATGAGAGTGATGAATGAAGGTGGCGTGCCTATCTTTGGGCTTTACCCAGCGTTCATGAATACCTTTACCGTAAAATGGACTGAAGACGGTAAACAGCAAAGCCACGACTATAAAATGTTAACCCCAGACATTGATATGGGCTTTTCAGAAAGTCAGTGGGCTAAAGCGCCTATTGTAGAAGTTGAACATGTGGATGCTGATTTCAAAGACCGATTATATTTTGTTAACTGGACTAATCCAGATGGAAAAACAGGCCAATTAGCCCACAACAATATAGAGGCTCCAGGGGCATTTTCATGGGACGGTAAACCGGGGTTTTTCATCATAGATACGGCGGGAGACATACGTTGGTATCTCAACCCTTATACCACCCATGATTCAAAAAGCTTTGATAACGCAGGCTATGCCATGGGCATGAACGTCACCAAAGACGGCAATATGGTGTGGGTACAAGGCCAAGGTTGGAAAAAAATGTCACTCATGGGAAGAATGATTTCTGAACATAGCCTGCCAGGTAATTTCATCGATGCTTCCCATGAAGGTATTGAAGGCGCTAATGGCAATGTATTTATCCGCGCCGCGGCAAAAGACTATCGACGAGCAGATGGAAAACTAGTGAATACCATTAGAGACCAAATCATTGAAGTCGATGATACTGGTAAGCTAGTCGATTACTGGGATCTTAATAATATACTAGATCCTTTGCGTGATGCCGCTTTACTGTCACTTGATGCTGGCGCAGTTTGCCTCAATATTAATGTAGATCAAGCGGGTCATCAGACCACGTTAGAAGATTTACAAAATGCACCATACGGTGATATCCATGGCGTTGAAACAGGACGTAATTGGATTCATGTCAATTCAATCGACTACGACCCAAAAGATGACAGCATCATTATTAGTTCTCGTCATCAATCCGCTGTTATTAAAATTGGTCGTGATAAACAAGTTAAATGGATTTTAGGCCCAGCTAAAGGTTGGAGTGAAAAGTTTCAAGACAAACTCTTAACCCCAGTGGACAACGCAGGCAACAACTTAAATTGTAATGAAAAAGGCCGCTGTTGGAACAGTGATTTTGACTTTTCTTACACTTCACATACTGCTTATCTCGTGCCAGAAAAAGGTACACTTACCGTATTTGATAATGGTGATGGTAGACACCTTGGTCAGCCAATGTTTGCTAATGAAAAGTATTCTCGCGCTGTTGAATACAAAATAGATGAAGCCAACAAAACGGTGAAACAAGTATGGCAATACGGCAAAGAGGAGTTAGGTTATGAAGGCTACTCACCAGTCACATCTATTGTTAAATATCAGCAAGATAAAGACAGTGTGATGAGTTATTTTGCCTCTGCTGGTCTTTTCGGTTTAGGTGGTGGTTACGGTAATTTAAAAATGGATGATACCACTGGGAAGGTTAAATCTATTTTAGTAGAACACCGCTATGGTGAAACAAAACCCGCTGTAAGGATCAATATTAACAGCCATGATATGTTTGCTACAGGTTACCGCGCCCAAGTAATACGCTTGAACGAAATGCTCAAATAG
- the trmB gene encoding tRNA (guanosine(46)-N7)-methyltransferase TrmB has protein sequence MSDVTTAEFNEDGKYIRKIRSFVLREGRLTKGQANAIEAHWPAMGLDYTPEAINLAEVFKREADTVLEIGFGMGASLVEMAKAAPELNYIGIEVHKPGVGACLVDAGEAEITNLRVYHHDAMEVLENSIADGSLSRVQLFFPDPWHKTRHHKRRIVQAAFAQLIHRKLKIGGVFHMATDWENYSEHMLEVMSAAEGYKNQSTTNTVVERPEHRPLTKFEARGHRLGHGVWDLMFERTE, from the coding sequence ATGAGCGACGTTACCACCGCTGAATTTAACGAAGATGGCAAATATATTCGTAAAATCAGAAGTTTTGTATTAAGAGAAGGCCGTTTAACCAAAGGCCAAGCTAACGCAATTGAAGCACATTGGCCTGCAATGGGTTTAGATTACACACCGGAAGCAATTAATTTAGCAGAAGTGTTTAAGCGTGAAGCTGATACCGTATTAGAGATTGGTTTTGGTATGGGCGCGTCATTAGTTGAAATGGCTAAAGCTGCTCCAGAACTCAATTACATCGGTATTGAAGTACATAAACCGGGTGTTGGCGCATGTTTAGTAGATGCTGGCGAAGCTGAAATTACCAATTTACGTGTATATCACCATGATGCTATGGAAGTACTAGAGAACAGTATCGCTGATGGATCTCTTTCAAGAGTTCAATTATTCTTTCCAGATCCATGGCATAAAACTCGTCACCATAAGCGTCGTATCGTTCAAGCTGCATTTGCGCAATTGATCCATCGTAAGCTAAAGATTGGTGGTGTTTTCCATATGGCAACGGATTGGGAAAATTACAGTGAACATATGCTAGAAGTCATGTCTGCTGCAGAAGGTTATAAAAATCAATCAACAACCAATACTGTTGTTGAACGACCAGAACATCGCCCTTTAACTAAGTTTGAAGCACGCGGCCATCGTTTAGGTCATGGTGTTTGGGATTTAATGTTTGAGCGTACTGAATAA
- the glsB gene encoding glutaminase B → MPEQILLEEVVDKVRPLIGSGKVADYIPALAGVDPKKIAIAVTTADGQTIGAGDYLEPFSIQSISKVFSLTLALSLYSEDEIWSRVGKEPSGQSFNSLVQVELERGIPRNPFINAGALVIADLIQARLGAPKHHMLEVVRNLSANHQVRFDYDVANSEFQFSARNASIAYLMKSFGNFNGDVDTVLKSYFHYCSLKMNCADLSKAMFYLANRGKSLEGEEIVTPVQTRQLNALLATSGLYDGAGEFAYRVGMPGKSGVGGGIIAVIPGDMSICVWSPELDNNGNSLAGTQMLEHLSQSLGRSIF, encoded by the coding sequence ATGCCTGAGCAAATATTGCTTGAAGAAGTGGTCGACAAAGTTCGGCCACTTATTGGTTCTGGGAAAGTGGCAGATTACATTCCTGCACTGGCAGGAGTTGATCCCAAAAAAATAGCCATTGCCGTGACCACTGCTGACGGGCAAACCATCGGCGCGGGTGATTATTTAGAACCGTTTTCAATTCAAAGTATTTCCAAAGTTTTTAGTCTGACTTTAGCGCTAAGTTTGTACTCCGAAGATGAGATTTGGAGCAGGGTAGGTAAAGAGCCTTCTGGCCAATCATTTAACTCATTAGTTCAAGTAGAGCTTGAGCGAGGTATTCCTCGTAATCCTTTTATTAATGCAGGTGCATTAGTGATTGCCGATCTTATTCAAGCGCGTTTGGGTGCTCCCAAACACCATATGCTAGAAGTGGTAAGAAACTTAAGTGCAAATCATCAGGTCCGTTTTGATTATGACGTTGCCAATTCAGAGTTTCAATTCAGTGCCCGTAATGCCTCTATTGCTTATTTGATGAAGTCATTTGGTAACTTTAATGGTGATGTTGATACTGTTTTAAAGAGCTACTTTCATTATTGTTCACTGAAAATGAATTGTGCTGACTTATCAAAAGCGATGTTTTATTTGGCTAATCGCGGTAAAAGCTTGGAAGGGGAAGAGATAGTTACCCCGGTGCAAACAAGACAGTTAAATGCACTGCTGGCTACTTCAGGTTTATATGATGGCGCTGGAGAGTTTGCTTATCGTGTCGGTATGCCTGGTAAAAGTGGTGTCGGCGGCGGCATTATTGCCGTGATCCCAGGCGATATGTCTATTTGTGTTTGGTCTCCTGAACTTGATAATAATGGTAATTCATTAGCGGGAACTCAAATGTTAGAACATTTATCACAATCATTAGGTCGCTCAATATTCTAA
- the mutY gene encoding A/G-specific adenine glycosylase: MKKVNPFSERITAWYDLHGRKTLPWQINKTPYRVWISEIMLQQTQVATVIPYYEKFMHSFPSIEALANASEDDVLHHWTGLGYYARARNLHKAAKTICEQHDGLFPESIDEVIALPGIGRSTAGAILSLSLGQHHSILDGNVKRVLARHGAIEGWPGQKAVEQQLWQLTDLLTPQQDVVKFNQAMMDIGSGVCTRSKPNCAQCPVAIDCKAQLAGRQKDFPGKKPKKATPAKEAWMLVLHRNGEVILNKRPPAGIWGGLWCFPQFDSEDALQEHINDAGISDETNIDKPEWLAGFRHTFSHFHLDIQPILINLADKQELAQIDSSVMEQNQTLWYNIHHPAKVGLAAATERILSNLAALLAADPVKESL; encoded by the coding sequence ATGAAAAAAGTTAACCCCTTTTCTGAGCGGATCACCGCTTGGTATGATTTACATGGTCGCAAGACTTTACCTTGGCAAATCAACAAAACCCCATACAGAGTGTGGATTTCAGAGATAATGTTGCAGCAAACTCAGGTTGCGACCGTTATTCCCTATTATGAAAAATTCATGCACAGCTTTCCGAGTATCGAAGCACTTGCCAACGCCAGCGAAGATGATGTATTGCACCATTGGACAGGCTTAGGCTATTACGCTCGCGCTCGAAATCTGCATAAAGCCGCCAAAACTATTTGCGAACAACATGATGGGCTTTTTCCAGAATCAATAGATGAAGTGATTGCTTTACCTGGCATTGGTCGCTCAACTGCTGGGGCCATTTTGTCATTGTCTTTAGGCCAGCATCATTCCATTTTAGATGGCAATGTTAAACGTGTACTGGCACGTCATGGGGCGATTGAAGGTTGGCCAGGACAAAAAGCAGTTGAACAACAGCTATGGCAATTAACAGATCTGTTAACCCCGCAACAAGATGTGGTTAAATTCAACCAAGCAATGATGGATATTGGCTCTGGGGTTTGTACACGCAGTAAACCTAATTGCGCCCAATGTCCTGTGGCAATTGACTGTAAAGCGCAGCTTGCTGGCAGACAAAAAGATTTTCCTGGTAAAAAACCTAAAAAAGCCACTCCAGCTAAAGAAGCATGGATGTTAGTGCTACATAGAAATGGTGAAGTCATTCTGAATAAAAGACCACCAGCAGGTATATGGGGTGGCTTATGGTGCTTTCCTCAATTTGATTCAGAAGATGCACTACAGGAACACATTAATGATGCAGGTATCAGCGATGAAACCAATATTGATAAGCCAGAATGGCTAGCAGGCTTTAGGCACACATTCAGTCACTTTCATTTAGATATTCAACCAATATTGATTAATCTTGCTGATAAGCAAGAATTAGCTCAAATTGACTCGAGTGTAATGGAACAAAATCAGACACTCTGGTATAACATACATCATCCCGCGAAAGTTGGATTAGCCGCAGCGACAGAGCGGATTTTATCTAACCTAGCCGCTCTTTTAGCAGCAGATCCCGTCAAGGAATCCCTTTAA
- a CDS encoding oxidative damage protection protein, producing MARNVNCVYLNKEAPGLDFQLYPGDLGKRIFDSVSKEAWTLWQKKQTMLINENKLSMMNVDDRKLLEDNMVNFLFEGKDVVVEGYVPPAEDE from the coding sequence ATGGCTCGTAATGTTAATTGCGTATATTTGAATAAAGAAGCTCCAGGTTTAGATTTTCAACTTTATCCTGGTGATCTTGGTAAGCGTATTTTTGATTCCGTCAGCAAAGAAGCTTGGACGCTTTGGCAGAAAAAGCAAACTATGCTGATCAATGAAAACAAGCTTAGTATGATGAATGTTGATGATCGTAAACTGCTTGAAGATAATATGGTGAACTTCTTATTTGAAGGTAAAGATGTTGTCGTTGAAGGTTACGTACCGCCAGCTGAAGACGAATAA
- a CDS encoding YggN family protein, translating to MNTQGLLKSIALTGLIFTAGAMSPAMAKLSIEDNQCNVALNYDVTVEPQKLSFSEKGAELYRVELGKLYVDGKQVELNDEQTELLSDYSEKVSQQIPEIIDLVNDAVILATDAVSMALTPIFGDATGAKLDELLAGIQTRVDQAAYQQGDKFYLGATEDSLENAFNEEFEQEMEQMIKNSMGSFMMALGAEMMSAEGGSFDEKMASFSSKMETIGEDIEMQISEQSDAIEAKAEKVCADFEEIMVLESELRESIPELSTYELATLSDSE from the coding sequence ATGAACACACAAGGTTTATTGAAAAGTATCGCACTAACAGGTTTAATTTTTACAGCAGGGGCAATGTCTCCAGCAATGGCTAAGCTGTCAATTGAAGATAACCAATGTAATGTAGCGTTAAATTATGACGTAACTGTCGAGCCTCAAAAACTATCGTTCAGTGAAAAAGGCGCTGAGTTATATCGAGTTGAGTTGGGAAAACTCTATGTTGATGGCAAGCAAGTTGAATTAAATGATGAGCAAACAGAATTACTTTCTGACTACTCTGAAAAAGTATCTCAACAAATACCTGAAATCATTGATCTGGTAAACGATGCCGTAATCCTAGCCACTGATGCCGTGAGCATGGCGTTAACGCCAATATTTGGTGATGCTACTGGTGCCAAACTAGACGAACTTTTAGCTGGCATTCAAACTCGTGTTGATCAAGCAGCATATCAACAAGGTGATAAGTTTTACCTCGGTGCGACAGAAGACTCTTTAGAAAATGCATTCAATGAAGAGTTTGAACAAGAAATGGAACAAATGATTAAAAACTCGATGGGAAGCTTCATGATGGCGCTAGGCGCCGAGATGATGTCAGCTGAGGGCGGAAGTTTTGATGAGAAAATGGCTTCATTCTCGAGCAAAATGGAAACTATCGGGGAAGATATCGAGATGCAGATATCAGAACAATCAGATGCTATAGAAGCAAAAGCTGAAAAAGTATGTGCTGATTTTGAAGAGATAATGGTACTTGAGAGTGAATTACGAGAATCAATTCCAGAATTATCGACTTATGAGTTAGCAACGCTTTCGGATAGTGAGTAA